In a single window of the Vitis vinifera cultivar Pinot Noir 40024 chromosome 6, ASM3070453v1 genome:
- the LOC100253572 gene encoding mitochondrial uncoupling protein 2 isoform X2, protein MSDLKHATEISFAGTFACSAFSACFAELCTIPLDTAKVRLQLQKKGSTNEAGLPKYRGMLGTVVTIALEEGLVALWKGIVPGLHRQCLYGGLRIGLYDPVKIFFVGNDFVGDVPLFKKVLAALITGAIAIAVANPTDLVKVRLQAEGKLPPGVPRRYTGALDAYYTIEGLAALWTGLGPNIARNAIINAAELASYDQIKQTILKISGFTDNLLTHLLAGLGAGFFAVCIGSPVDVVKSRMMGDSTYKSTFDCFFKTLKNEGPFAFYKGFFPNFGRLGSWNAIMFLTLEQAKIFFRRGVA, encoded by the exons ATGTCAGATCTCAAGCATGCAACTGAAATTTCATTCGCCGGAACCTTCGCCTGCAGTGCTTTCAGTGCTTGTTTCGCTGAG CTCTGTACCATTCCCTTGGACACTGCCAAAGTAAGGCTTCAGCTCCAAAAGAAAGGGTCTACAAATGAAGCGGGTTTACCTAAATACAGGGGCATGTTGGGTACTGTTGTTACTATTGCTTTGGAAGAGGGTTTGGTAGCACTTTGGAAGGGCATTGTACCGGGGTTGCATCGCCAATGTCTATATGGAGGTTTAAGAATTGGGTTGTATGATCCT GTTAAGATCTTTTTTGTGGGCAATGATTTTGTTGGTGATGTCCCTTTATTCAAGAAAGTACTTGCTGCACTGATAACTG GAGCAATAGCAATTGCAGTCGCAAATCCTACTGATCTTGTAAAAGTTCGGCTTCAAGCTGAAGGAAAATTGCCACCTGGGGTTCCAAGGCGTTACACTGGAGCTTTGGATGCTTATTATACAATA GAAGGCCTAGCAGCTCTATGGACGGGGCTTGGCCCTAATATTGCCCGGAATGCTATCATAAATGCTGCTGAGCTAGCCAGTTATGATCAAATAAAACAG acgattttaaaaatttcaggGTTCACAGATAATTTATTAACTCATCTCCTAGCCGGCCTAGGTGCAGGTTTTTTTGCGGTCTGTATTGGTTCTCCCGTTGATGTG GTGAAATCTAGAATGATGGGTGATTCAACCTACAAAAGCACTTTCGATTGTTTCTTCAAGACTTTGAAGAATGAg GGACCTTTTGCATTTTATAAGGGGTTCTTTCCAAATTTTGGGCGACTCGGATCTTGGAACGCGATCATGTTTCTAACTCTGGAGCAA
- the LOC100253572 gene encoding mitochondrial uncoupling protein 2 isoform X1, translating into MSDLKHATEISFAGTFACSAFSACFAELCTIPLDTAKVRLQLQKKGSTNEAGLPKYRGMLGTVVTIALEEGLVALWKGIVPGLHRQCLYGGLRIGLYDPVKIFFVGNDFVGDVPLFKKVLAALITGAIAIAVANPTDLVKVRLQAEGKLPPGVPRRYTGALDAYYTIVRQEGLAALWTGLGPNIARNAIINAAELASYDQIKQTILKISGFTDNLLTHLLAGLGAGFFAVCIGSPVDVVKSRMMGDSTYKSTFDCFFKTLKNEGPFAFYKGFFPNFGRLGSWNAIMFLTLEQAKIFFRRGVA; encoded by the exons ATGTCAGATCTCAAGCATGCAACTGAAATTTCATTCGCCGGAACCTTCGCCTGCAGTGCTTTCAGTGCTTGTTTCGCTGAG CTCTGTACCATTCCCTTGGACACTGCCAAAGTAAGGCTTCAGCTCCAAAAGAAAGGGTCTACAAATGAAGCGGGTTTACCTAAATACAGGGGCATGTTGGGTACTGTTGTTACTATTGCTTTGGAAGAGGGTTTGGTAGCACTTTGGAAGGGCATTGTACCGGGGTTGCATCGCCAATGTCTATATGGAGGTTTAAGAATTGGGTTGTATGATCCT GTTAAGATCTTTTTTGTGGGCAATGATTTTGTTGGTGATGTCCCTTTATTCAAGAAAGTACTTGCTGCACTGATAACTG GAGCAATAGCAATTGCAGTCGCAAATCCTACTGATCTTGTAAAAGTTCGGCTTCAAGCTGAAGGAAAATTGCCACCTGGGGTTCCAAGGCGTTACACTGGAGCTTTGGATGCTTATTATACAATAGTGAGACAG GAAGGCCTAGCAGCTCTATGGACGGGGCTTGGCCCTAATATTGCCCGGAATGCTATCATAAATGCTGCTGAGCTAGCCAGTTATGATCAAATAAAACAG acgattttaaaaatttcaggGTTCACAGATAATTTATTAACTCATCTCCTAGCCGGCCTAGGTGCAGGTTTTTTTGCGGTCTGTATTGGTTCTCCCGTTGATGTG GTGAAATCTAGAATGATGGGTGATTCAACCTACAAAAGCACTTTCGATTGTTTCTTCAAGACTTTGAAGAATGAg GGACCTTTTGCATTTTATAAGGGGTTCTTTCCAAATTTTGGGCGACTCGGATCTTGGAACGCGATCATGTTTCTAACTCTGGAGCAA